A DNA window from Cystobacter ferrugineus contains the following coding sequences:
- the bioD gene encoding dethiobiotin synthase, with protein MARRRALPPAPRFFVTGTDTGVGKTQASRALLSLMADAGLSPQGFKPYESGCASLRAPADALSLREAARSDLPLDIVCPHRFRAPLAPGIAARRLGREPDWNVTLAAWERVGQGAVVVEGAGGLFVPLDSSHDVIDLISTLGLPVLLVARAGLGTLNHTALSLEALAARNIPVAAVLLSRGSPTRDPSERDNAALIAERHGVRVLGPVPYLLQPVRRHAAFRAALAPLLGMDRARAR; from the coding sequence TTGGCCCGTAGACGTGCGCTTCCCCCGGCCCCCCGCTTCTTCGTCACGGGCACGGACACCGGCGTGGGCAAGACCCAGGCCTCCCGTGCCCTGCTGTCCTTGATGGCCGACGCGGGGCTGTCCCCCCAGGGCTTCAAGCCCTACGAGAGCGGCTGTGCCTCGCTGCGCGCACCCGCGGACGCGCTGAGCCTGCGCGAGGCCGCGCGCAGCGATCTGCCCCTGGACATCGTCTGTCCCCACCGCTTTCGCGCGCCCCTGGCCCCGGGCATCGCCGCGCGCCGCCTCGGCCGCGAGCCCGACTGGAACGTCACCCTCGCGGCCTGGGAGCGGGTGGGGCAGGGGGCCGTGGTCGTCGAGGGGGCCGGCGGCCTCTTCGTCCCGCTCGACTCCTCCCACGACGTCATCGATCTCATCTCCACGCTCGGCCTGCCCGTGCTGCTCGTCGCCCGCGCGGGCCTGGGCACGCTCAACCATACGGCCCTGTCCCTCGAGGCGCTCGCCGCGCGCAACATCCCTGTCGCGGCGGTGCTGCTGTCGCGCGGCTCGCCCACGCGCGACCCTTCCGAGCGCGACAACGCGGCGCTCATCGCCGAGCGCCACGGCGTCCGTGTCCTGGGCCCTGTTCCCTACCTGTTGCAGCCGGTACGCCGTCACGCGGCGTTCCGCGCGGCACTCGCCCCGCTGCTCGGGATGGATCGCGCGCGAGCCCGATAA
- a CDS encoding pyridoxal phosphate-dependent aminotransferase — MSPFSARTGFARTWNALALALASRRARGLPVMDLTETNPTRVELPLPAPAPLAHPDALRYAPESLGLLSAREAVAAFLGTRGASLRPEHLVLSASTSEAYGWLFKLLCEPGDNVLVPAPSYPLFEYLARLEGVETRTYRLPRAHGFGLDVDAVDAARDARTRAVLVVNPGNPTGHYLHEGELEALSTLCARAGLALVSDEVFSDFAWGEEPGRVGSVAGRELPMPTFSLSGLSKVAGLPGLKLAWMHVGGPEAARDEALARLELVADTYLPVNTPVQLSLPEWLAHAPRFQGAVLARVKENRRRLLEARPAGAPWDVVPAQGGWSAVLRIPLEPGEEATCLALLEEGVSVQPGYFYDFRGGAFLVLSLLTHPDVFAAALGPLARVLAAGG; from the coding sequence GTGAGTCCCTTCTCCGCGCGCACGGGGTTCGCGCGGACGTGGAACGCCCTGGCCCTGGCGCTCGCCAGCCGCCGTGCCCGGGGACTGCCGGTGATGGATCTCACGGAGACCAACCCCACCCGCGTGGAGCTGCCCCTGCCAGCGCCGGCGCCGCTGGCCCACCCCGACGCCCTGCGCTACGCCCCCGAGTCCCTGGGCCTGCTCTCCGCCCGCGAGGCGGTGGCGGCCTTCCTGGGCACGAGGGGCGCCTCCCTCCGCCCCGAGCACCTCGTCCTCTCGGCGAGCACGAGCGAGGCATACGGCTGGCTCTTCAAGCTGCTGTGCGAGCCGGGGGACAACGTCCTCGTCCCCGCGCCCAGCTACCCGCTCTTCGAGTACCTCGCCCGGCTGGAAGGGGTGGAGACGCGCACCTACCGCCTGCCCCGCGCGCATGGCTTCGGCCTGGACGTGGACGCGGTGGACGCCGCGCGTGACGCGCGCACGCGGGCGGTGCTCGTGGTGAATCCCGGCAACCCCACGGGCCACTACCTGCACGAGGGCGAGCTGGAGGCGCTGAGTACCCTGTGCGCGCGGGCCGGACTCGCGCTCGTGTCGGACGAGGTCTTCTCCGACTTCGCCTGGGGCGAGGAGCCGGGGCGGGTGGGCTCGGTGGCCGGGCGGGAGCTGCCGATGCCCACCTTCAGCCTGTCCGGGCTGTCGAAGGTCGCGGGCCTGCCGGGCCTCAAGCTCGCGTGGATGCACGTGGGGGGACCCGAGGCGGCGCGGGACGAGGCCCTGGCGCGCCTGGAGCTGGTGGCGGACACGTACCTGCCGGTGAACACGCCCGTGCAGCTCAGCCTGCCGGAGTGGCTGGCCCACGCGCCTCGCTTCCAGGGCGCGGTGCTCGCGCGGGTGAAGGAGAACCGGCGCCGGCTGCTCGAGGCCCGGCCCGCGGGAGCACCCTGGGACGTCGTGCCCGCTCAGGGCGGCTGGAGCGCCGTGTTGCGCATTCCCCTGGAGCCCGGCGAGGAGGCCACGTGTCTGGCCCTGCTGGAGGAGGGGGTGAGCGTGCAGCCGGGATACTTCTATGACTTCCGGGGAGGTGCCTTCCTCGTGCTGTCGCTGTTGACGCACCCGGACGTCTTCGCCGCCGCCCTGGGGCCGCTCGCGCGCGTGCTGGCCGCGGGCGGCTAG